The following are encoded in a window of Urocitellus parryii isolate mUroPar1 chromosome 7, mUroPar1.hap1, whole genome shotgun sequence genomic DNA:
- the Krt12 gene encoding keratin, type I cytoskeletal 12 gives MSLSVRTSGLSRRLSSQSGMSGRPRGISASSIASGYGGSGYGGSGYGGSGYGLGMGYGGGFSAASMFGSSSVLGGGSGSSLAGGLGAGYGGSLGGGFGGGMGMGMGGNLGGGSLVVLSGNDGGLLSGSEKETMKNLNDRLASYLDKVRALEEANTDLENKIRDWYETRGTRTVDSGSQNDYSKYYPVIEDLRNKIISANIGNAQIILQIDNARLAAEDFRMKYENELALRQTVEADINGLRKVLDDLTLARTDLEMQIENLTEELAYLKKNHEEELLSFRAGGPGEVSVEMDAVPGVDLTRLLNDMRTQYESMAEQNRKDAEAWFLEKSGELRKEISTNTEQLQSSKSEVTDLRRAMQNLEIELQSQLAMKKSLEDSLAETEGGFCYQLSQVQQLIGNLEAQLQQVRADAERQSVDHQRLLDAKARLELEIETYRRLLDGEDQGDGFDENLSVTGSKSQAQSIDSSKDPNKTRKIKTIVQEVVNGEVVSSQVQELEEVM, from the exons ATGTCACTCTCAGTGCGCACCTCTGGGCTGTCCCGGCGGCTGTCCTCTCAGAGTGGGATGTCGGGCAGACCCAGAGGCATATCTGCTTCCAGCATTGCTAGTGGCTATGGGGGAAGTGGCTATGGGGGGAGTGGCTATGGGGGAAGTGGCTATGGCCTTGGAATGGGCTACGGAGGAGGCTTCTCGGCTGCTTCTATGTTTGGTTCTAGTTCTGTCCTTGGTGGTGGTTCTGGAAGTTCCTTGGCAGGAGGACTAGGCGCTGGCTATGGAGGATCCCTGGGAGGTGGCTTTGGAggagggatggggatggggatggggggaaACCTAGGAGGTGGCTCTCTAGTTGTCCTCTCTGGCAATGATGGAGGCCTTCTTTCTGgatcagaaaaagaaaccatgaaaaatCTGAATGACAGATTAGCCTCCTACCTGGATAAGGTTCGAGCTCTGGAGGAGGCTAATACTGATCTAGAAAACAAAATCCGAGATTGGTATGAAACACGAGGGACTAGGACTGTAGACTCAGGGTCACAGAATGATTACAGTAAATACTACCCAGTGATTGAAGATCTCAGGAATAAG ATCATTTCTGCCAACATTGGCAATGCCCAGATCATCTTGCAGATTGACAATGCCAGACTGGCTGCTGAGGACTTCAGAATGAA GTATGAGAATGAGCTGGCTCTACGCCAGACTGTGGAGGCCGACATCAACGGCCTGCGCAAGGTGCTGGACGATCTGACCCTGGCCAGAACTGACCTGGAGATGCAGATTGAGAACCTGACAGAAGAGCTGGCCTACCTGAAGAAGAACCATGAGGAG GAGCTCCTAAGTTTCCGGGCAGGTGGCCCAGGCGAGGTCAGCGTAGAAATGGACGCTGTACCAGGAGTGGACCTCACCAGGCTCCTCAACGACATGAGGACACAGTATGAATCCATGGCTGAGCAAAATCGGAAGGACGCAGAAGCCTGGTTCCTTGAAAAG AGCGGGGAGCTCAGGAAGGAGATCAGCACCAACACAGAGCAGCTTCAGTCCAGCAAGAGCGAGGTCACCGACCTGAGGCGCGCCATGCAAAACCTGGAGATCGAGCTCCAGTCGCAGCTCGCCATG AAAAAATCCCTGGAGGACTCTTTGGCTGAAACCGAGGGTGGCTTCTGCTATCAGCTGTCCCAGGTGCAGCAGCTCATAGGCAACCTGGAAGCCCAGCTGCAGCAGGTGCGCGCAGATGCCGAGCGCCAGAGCGTGGACCACCAGCGCCTGCTGGACGCCAAGGCCCGCCTGGAGCTGGAGATCGAGACCTACCGCCGTCTGCTGGACGGGGAGGACCAAGG TGAtggttttgatgaaaatttatCTGTGACAGGCTCCAAATCTCAAGCACAGTCAATTGATTCATCAAAAG ACCCAAACAAAACCCGAAAAATCAAGACTATCGTGCAGGAGGTGGTGAATGGTGAGGTGGTCTCATCCCAAGTTCAAGAACTTGAAGAAGTAATGTAA
- the Krt20 gene encoding keratin, type I cytoskeletal 20 has protein sequence MDFSRRSFNRSLSSSSQGPVLNLSSSLYRRGSVQRPGAAPSVYGGAGGHGTRISTSRHVANYGSDLSGGDLFAGNEKMAMQNLNDRLASYLEKVRSLEQSNSNLEMKIKQWYEAHAPSAGRDYSAYYKQIQELQNQITDAQLQNARCVLQIDNAKLAAEDFRMKFETERGMRLTVEADLQGLSRVFDDLTLRKTDLEVQIEELNKDLILLKKEHQEEVDVLRRQLGNTVNVELDAAPGLNLGDIMNEMRQKYEVMAQKNLQEAKEQFERQTEALQQQVLVNTEELKGTESQVTELRRTYQNLEIELQTHLSMKESLEHTLEDTKARYSNQLASIQGRLSSLESQLMQIRSDSERQSNEYSILLDIKTRLEQEIATYRRLLEGEDVKNVQLQLSNPEERDVKKTRKIKTVVQEVVDGKVVSSEVQEVEESI, from the exons ATGGATTTCAGTCGCAGAAGCTTCAATCGAAGCCTGAGTTCCTCCTCACAGGGCCCTGTGCTCAACTTGAGCAGTTCCCTGTACAGGAGGGGGAGCGTGCAGCGTCCTGGGGCTGCACCCAGCGTTTATGGAGGGGCTGGAGGCCACGGCACCCGCATCTCGACCTCCCGACACGTTGCAAACTATGGGAGCGATCTCAGCGGCGGGGACCTGTTTGCTGGCAATGAGAAAATGGCCATGCAGAACCTCAATGACCGGCTGGCAAGCTACCTAGAAAAAGTGCGGTCCCTTGAGCAGTCCAACTCCAACCTTGAGATGAAGATCAAGCAGTGGTACGAAGCCCACGCGCCCAGCGCAGGCCGTGACTACAGTGCATATTACAAACAAATCCAAGAGCTGCAAAATCAG ATTACAGATGCTCAGTTGCAAAATGCTCGATGTGTCCTGCAGATTGATAATGCTAAACTGGCTGCTGAAGACTTCAGAATGAA GTTTGAGACTGAGAGGGGGATGCGCCTGACAGTGGAGGCTGATCTCCAAGGCTTGAGTAGGGTCTTTGATGATCTAACCCTAAGAAAGACAGACTTGGAGGTCCAGATTGAAGAGCTGAACAAAGACCTGATTCTCCTCAAAAAAGAGCATCAGGAG GAAGTGGACGTTCTGCGCCGGCAGCTGGGCAATACCGTCAATGTGGAACTGGATGCTGCTCCAGGCCTGAACCTCGGTGACATCATGAATGAGATGAGACAGAAATACGAAGTCATGGCCCAGAAGAACCTTCAAGAGGCCAAAGAACAGTTTGAGAGACAG ACGGAAGCTCTGCAGCAACAAGTCCTAGTGAACACGGAAGAGCTAAAAGGAACGGAGAGTCAAGTTACAGAGCTGAGACGCACCTATCAGAACCTAGAGATAGAACTCCAGACCCATCTCAGCATG AAAGAATCTCTGGAACACACACTGGAGGACACCAAGGCTCGCTACAGCAACCAGCTGGCCAGCATCCAGGGGCGGCTGAGCTCTCTAGAGTCCCAGCTGATGCAGATTCGGAGTGACTCAGAACGCCAGAGCAACGAGTACAGTATTCTTCTTGACATAAAGACCAGGCTCGAGCAGGAAATTGCTACTTACCGCCGCCTTCTGGAAGGAGAAGATGTAAA aaatgtgcAACTTCAGTTAAGCAACCCGGAGGAGAGAG ATGTAAAGAAAACCAGGAAGATTAAGACAGTCGTGCAAGAAGTAGTGGATGGCAAGGTTGTGTCATCTGAAGTCCAAGAGGTGGAAGAAAGTATATAA